From one Phycodurus eques isolate BA_2022a chromosome 6, UOR_Pequ_1.1, whole genome shotgun sequence genomic stretch:
- the LOC133403775 gene encoding zinc finger protein 37 isoform X5 — protein sequence MHSQTKRTKTIPEQLTGKQHPAESPKKHRLENFSTTDQESTNELICVCTNVASSLSPTGTLSETEFFQGSPRNHQSTDISSTESRTTFEPVSVNPPNLGVSKSSSALKNTTDSALIIPSLPQTEINVSHVNSITMGDTIEDITINSKRPFFAEGCASKTFESIIYPQSSSTTDTPDMTNMKLSPQSSFPSNPCTNNAVSEKSGDSSQSPASSLTIDKLCLTQTTFPVGITGKPSTNKDETSQNKLKATTVCLRSSTTQVTTTPLKTKFPPGSQKRRFSAKENAGNEKTQLNCHRDQSVHTKTSPSPPPRTRLTRDYTCPKKSQLPPLSQNESTPVIQNESSLIKNFPSPKMPYCESLRSCNFAKEEHTTKKIKRKSNSLFGKTVAASAWWPKLAKNSASSSTTVESTAKKSRFNQTCTISENTVKVQNAKQLSKAAKATNIANIEQTKLKNTKQVIHHYTSDVTGNKYTSQLVWTAPTTRAREAASLREMRLAILPVQRETRSPRSQNRSVVSPQCLSHHLTHVKDPPIVSPLHPLAVIGERLLKNQCGECGRVLSSSAALESHVSLHTGHRPFSCTLCGKSFPDSKGLKRHGRVHRNGRIHICQQCGKGFVYGFGLTKHLQMVHGKVKPFVCQICNKAFFTKRDVEAHIRIHTGEKPFQCHLCEKKFARRVELNVHLRWHNGEKRHWCPYCGKGFLDYNNMKRHKYIHTGEKPHSCPHCPKHFTQSGHLKKHVKNVHKVK from the coding sequence ATGCACTCTCAaactaaaagaacaaaaacaatcccAGAACAACTGACAGGCAAACAGCATCCCGCTGAAAGCCCCAAGAAACACAGATTAGAGAACTTTAGTACGACTGACCAAGAGTCTACCAATGAGCTTATTTGTGTTTGCACAAATGTAGCCAGTTCCCTGAGTCCCACAGGGACACTATCAGAAACTGAGTTTTTCCAAGGAAGTCCCAGGAATCACCAAAGTACCGATATCAGTTCAACTGAAAGTAGGACTACATTTGAGCCTGTTTCTGTTAACCCCCCAAACCTAGGCGTAAGTAAATCTAGTTCAGCTCTAAAAAACACGACAGACAGCGCTTTAATTATCCCCTCACTGCCACAAACCGAAATAAACGTCAGCCATGTAAACAGTATAACAATGGGAGATACTATTGAAGACATTACAATAAACTCTAAAAGGCCATTTTTTGCTGAAGGTTGTGcaagcaaaacatttgaatcTATTATATATCCACAATCAAGCTCGACCACAGATACACCTGACATGACAAATATGAAATTATCCCCACAGAGTAGTTTTCCGTCCAACCCATGTACCAATAATGCTGTCTCTGAAAAGTCAGGAGATTCTAGTCAGAGTCCCGCTTCAAGTTTAACTATAGATAAACTTTGTCTTACACAAACAACATTCCCTGTTGGGATCACTGGAAAGCCTAGCACTAATAAAGATGAGACTAGCCAAAATAAGTTAAAAGCCACTACTGTGTGTCTAAGGTCAAGTACAACTCAAGTTACCACCACCCCTCTAAAGACTAAATTTCCACCTGGAAGTCAGAAGAGGCGTTTTTCTGCTAAGGAAAATGCTGGTAATGAAAAGACCCAATTAAATTGTCATCGAGATCAGTCTGTCCATACAAAGACATCTCCTTCGCCTCCTCCTAGGACAAGATTAACTAGAGATTATACATgcccaaaaaaatcccaattacCTCCCCTTAGTCAGAATGAGTCCACTCCCGTTATTCAGAATGAGTCCAGTTTGATTAAAAATTTTCCCAGCCCCAAAATGCCTTACTGTGAATCTCTCAGGAGTTGCAACTTTGCTAAAGAAGAACATACCAccaaaaagataaaaagaaaatcaaattcATTATTTGGGAAAACTGTTGCCGCAAGTGCTTGGTGGCCCAAATTGGCTAAAAATAGTGCAAGTTCAAGTACAACTGTGGAAAGTACTGCTAAGAAATCTAGATTCAACCAAACTTGTACTATTtcagaaaatactgtaaaggTACAAAATGCAAAGCAATTATCCAAAGCAGCAAAAGCTACAAATATAGCAAACATTGAGCAAACTAAATTAAAGAATACTAAGCAAGTAATACACCATTATACCAGTGATGTAACAGGAAACAAATATACTTCTCAGCTTGTGTGGACTGCCCCTACAACGCGAGCCAGGGAAGCCGCCTCATTAAGAGAAATGAGGTTAGCAATTTTACCAGTTCAGAGAGAGACACGCTCCCCAAGATCTCAGAATCGTTCTGTAGTATCTCCCCAATGTCTTTCGCACCACCTGACACATGTCAAAGACCCACCTATCGTATCACCACTGCACCCTCTAGCAGTCATCGGTGAGCGGCTGCTCAAGAACCAGTGTGGGGAATGTGGTCGTGTTCTTAGCAGCAGCGCTGCTCTTGAAAGCCATGTCAGTCTCCATACCGGTCACAGACCATTCTCTTGCACACTCTGTGGAAAGAGCTTCCCTGACTCCAAGGGTCTGAAACGACATGGCAGAGTGCATCGCAATGGTAGGATCCATATCTGTCAGCAGTGTGGGAAGGGTTTTGTCTATGGCTTTGGCCTCACCAAACATCTCCAGATGGTACATGGGAAAGTCAAGCCATTTGTGTGCCAGATCTGCAACAAGGCATTCTTCACAAAGCGAGATGTGGAGGCCCACATACGAATCCATACAGGGGAGAAACCATTCCAGTGCCATCTCtgtgaaaaaaagtttgcaagGAGAGTTGAACTAAATGTGCATCTGAGGTGGCATAACGGGGAGAAAAGACACTGGTGCCCATATTGTGGAAAAGGATTTTTAGACTACAACAACATGAAAAGACACAAGTATATCCATACAGGAGAGAAACCGCATTCTTGCCCACATTGTCCCAAACACTTTACACAGTCTGGACACCTGAAAAAGcatgttaaaaatgtacataAGGTCAAATAA
- the LOC133404619 gene encoding prostaglandin D2 receptor 2 — GRCFSASDISLTQHKSKQPARALMSNTTVTSNASGEQHFCPLLQLMQEHAFNNHTKTNWIVVCFHGLISCLGILENALILWVVGFRLQRRTVTSVWVLNLAMSDFLATLTLPFFTLYLGSSHSWELGNALCKIQASIFFLNMFVSAFLLAAISLDRCILVTKPVWCQNHRSVTRAWRVCLLAWLWAAINTFPYFLFRSVTETVDQRKLCYHNFALYQTSEATLERDCEVRQTATAISKLLLAFLIPLVVIAGSYIQIGLTLRNRRQRRMQQNVKLNKALIGSNHNEASGTTSSSINISLKPLSIGRSLSLIPASLSPNSSFSLNNHNQLSHSFTKMVTFVIAVFALCWAPYHILCMIEVSAHYYRKNLRVVEVGLHLATSIAFLNPVLNPILYAFSCPHFCVRIRQSLGAVFDGLVEEGGGKRLSRTRSLRAHMRPKNSRPACFATPGSLKTPHSPQILPDPKPIFATADNL; from the exons GGAAGATGTTTCTCTGCAAGCGACATTTCATTAACACAACACAAATCTAAACAACCAGCCAG AGCACTAATGTCAAACACAACCGTCACCTCCAATGCCTCGGGGGAACAACATTTCTGTCCCCTGCTGCAGCTCATGCAGGAGCACGCCTTCAACAACCACACCAAGACCAACTGGATAGTCGTTTGCTTCCACGGCCTGATCTCCTGCCTTGGGATTTTGGAGAACGCCCTGATCCTTTGGGTAGTGGGTTTCCGTCTGCAGCGTCGCACCGTGACCTCTGTCTGGGTGCTCAATCTGGCCATGTCTGACTTCCTGGCCACCCTGACACTTCCTTTCTTCACCCTCTACCTTGGCTCCTCCCACAGCTGGGAGCTCGGCAATGCCCTCTGCAAAATACAagcatccatcttttttttgaACATGTTTGTATCCGCCTTCCTGCTGGCAGCCATATCATTGGACCGCTGCATTCTGGTAACCAAACCGGTGTGGTGCCAGAATCATCGATCGGTGACCCGAGCATGGAGGGTGTGTTTGCTGGCTTGGCTGTGGGCAGCGATCAATACATTTCCTTACTTCCTGTTTCGCTCAGTGACTGAGACTGTGGACCAAAGAAAACTGTGCTATCATAATTTTGCTCTGTATCAAACATCTGAAGCCACACTTGAGAGAGACTGCGAAGTGAGGCAAACAGCCACAGCCATCTCGAAGCTGTTGCTGGCCTTCCTTATTCCCCTCGTGGTGATTGCGGGAAGCTACATCCAAATTGGTCTCACCCTGAGGAACAGGAGACAAAGGAGGATGCAGCAGAATGTCAAGTTAAATAAGGCATTGATTGGATCAAACCATAATGAGGCATCAGGAACTACAAGTTCTTCTATTAATATCTCGCTGAAGCCTCTTTCTATTGGCCGTTCATTGTCCCTGATACCCGCATCCTTGTCCCCAAATTCCTCATTTAGTCTTAACAATCATAACCAGCTGTCCCACAGCTTCACCAAGATGGTGACATTTGTGATTGCGGTATTTGCCCTGTGCTGGGCTCCCTATCACATCTTATGCATGATTGAGGTGTCAGCCCATTATTATAGGAAAAACCTCAGAGTGGTGGAGGTGGGATTGCATCTTGCCACAAGCATTGCATTCTTAAATCCAGTGTTGAACCCCATTCTGTACGCCTTTAGCTGCCCCCACTTTTGCGTGAGAATAAGACAAAGCCTGGGAGCTGTCTTTGATGGACTAGtagaggagggaggaggaaaaCGATTGTCTCGAACAAGGAGTCTACGAGCTCATATGAGGCCAAAAAACAGTCGACCTGCATGCTTTGCTACACCAGGATCACTGAAGACTCCACACTCCCCTCAGATTTTGCCTGACCCCAAACCAATCTTTGCTACTGCTGATAATTTATAG